Below is a genomic region from Persicimonas caeni.
CCAGTTGATGCGCTCGATGACCTCCGATTTGAAGGCCTCGACGTTGCTCTGATCTTCGCCTTCGCCGGTGGGGCGGCCCTTGTCGTCGCGCGGCTCTTGGGCAAAGTGCTCGATGAGCGTCTGGAGATCCTCTTGGACGTTCGGGTCGCTCCAGTGCTGCTCCAGGTAATTCTGCAACTCGCGTTGGGCGTAGGGAAAGAGCACCTCGTAGACGAAGTGGACCGGAGTGGTCGTACCTTCGATGTCGAGGAGGACGGCCTTGTAATCGGTCAGCTCAGACATGCGGTTCTCCCAAGATAAAGAGTGAGCAAGCCACCAGTGAATGTAAGGATCGAACAACCAGTGGAAAAATCAAATGTTTGGAACGGCTCCAAACTCCGAGTACAATGAAGGATGACTTGGGTGCCCCATCCAAGGCTCGGGGCTTTTCGGAATCAGCCTCGTACAAAGATTTGTTAGATGTACGAGGCACATTGACTCAATCGTGAGTCTCGGCAGTCTGGAGGGTGCGCGCGCAGCTTGCCATCGGATTAGGCTCGCTGTCCAGCAGCTGACGTGCCCGCTTCCCTTCGGCGGTGTCTGAATGCTGCTCGGCAAGACGGCTCAGCAGCATCTGCCATGCATCCGCATCGTGTCGGCGACAGGCGTCGTGGGCGAGCTCGAGGAGCTCTGGTGGCGCGGCATCGACGGGCTTCCCCTGGTGCGGATAGCATCCTGTAGGGCCCGTCAGGGTCAGCAGGGCGAGGAGCAACAACGGTGAACAAAGGCGCATGATCGTTGTCGAAAGGATTCAACTTAGGACACCCCTCGTGGCAGGGGCCATATCAATGTCCTAACAGCAGTATCGCGAAGTTCACAAGCGCCAATCGTGTTGATGCTTGGAGCGAGCGCAAACAAGGAGTAGCAATATGTCCCGGTTGCTCGGCTATATGTGCAGTGACGATAGTTTGACCCCCTACGCCATGGAAGAGGTGCGCCAGCAGGCTTGGCTCGATGAAGCCAACCAGCCGGCGAGCCTGGGCTTTGGGTGGGTTCAAGAGAGTCGTACCCTGCTTCGCAAGCACCCCAGTCAATCGAGCGAGCCGGTCGACGTGCTCGGCTTGCTCGCTGATATCCCCGCGCGGGCCATCGTCGGTCACATGCGCGAAAACCTCGACGGCGCGGTCGACTCACTCGATCTGCAGCCGTTTCGATTCCGTAAGTGGGTCTACTCGCAGAGCGGCCAGGTGCCGCGCATGGAGGAGTTCCGCGACGAATTGGTGGCCCGAACGCCCGACCACATCCGGCGCAATATTGCCGGTAAGACCGGTGCCGAGGTCGTCTTCCACCGCTTCTACCACTGGCTGAAGAAGACCGGCGCACTCACCCCGAGCCGCGCCCAGGGCCGGCGGGCCGCGCAGGCACTGGCGGCGACGGTCGACGAGCTCGAAGAGCAGGCGCATTCGGCCGGCTTCGAGGGTCCGCTATCGCTCGACATCGTGGCCGCCACCGAACGTCTGGTGGTCGCCGCACGTTTGGGCGATCCGATTCATTACCGGGTCTTCGACGGCATGGAGCAACCCGGCGAGGAGCCGCTGTTTGCGGGCCATCGGCCCAAGCAGATCAAGCACCCGCACTTCAAG
It encodes:
- a CDS encoding class II glutamine amidotransferase — encoded protein: MSRLLGYMCSDDSLTPYAMEEVRQQAWLDEANQPASLGFGWVQESRTLLRKHPSQSSEPVDVLGLLADIPARAIVGHMRENLDGAVDSLDLQPFRFRKWVYSQSGQVPRMEEFRDELVARTPDHIRRNIAGKTGAEVVFHRFYHWLKKTGALTPSRAQGRRAAQALAATVDELEEQAHSAGFEGPLSLDIVAATERLVVAARLGDPIHYRVFDGMEQPGEEPLFAGHRPKQIKHPHFKGVFLGSKLRPEADGWRELSERSVMWVDGSWEAKTATLEELLER